A section of the Roseivirga sp. BDSF3-8 genome encodes:
- a CDS encoding TRAP transporter substrate-binding protein encodes MKRLDRRGFIVKAGKAAALTTTLPLITTSCGGGSGEKASQGASNVNYNKTFEWKMVTTWPPNFPVLGEGCQMMADWVGKMSNGRLKIRVYGGGELVPALEAFEAVSSGIAEMGNAASYYWAGKAPASQFFASVPFGMNAQQLGAWIQSGGGLELWRELYANFNLIPFLVGNTGVQMGGWFNKEINSLADVQGLKMRIPGLGGKVITAAGGTAVLSAGGEIYTNLERGVIDATEWIGPYHDYKMGFHKIAKYYYYPGWHETGTAFESFVNKSKWEELPSDLQAILEVALAWQNSWTLAEFDAQNAIYLDKLVNEEGVDLRQFPDEVLNAFREYTGDVLSDITASDAMSRKVYESYQAFQDKVADWSGITEQIYYNKIQQ; translated from the coding sequence ATGAAAAGATTAGACAGAAGAGGCTTTATAGTTAAGGCCGGTAAAGCGGCTGCACTAACCACTACCCTGCCGTTAATCACCACGTCCTGTGGCGGTGGGTCCGGTGAAAAGGCAAGCCAGGGGGCCTCCAATGTTAATTATAATAAAACCTTTGAATGGAAAATGGTAACTACCTGGCCACCCAATTTTCCGGTATTGGGAGAAGGTTGCCAGATGATGGCCGATTGGGTAGGAAAAATGTCTAATGGCCGGCTGAAAATAAGAGTCTACGGAGGTGGTGAGCTGGTGCCAGCTCTAGAAGCCTTTGAAGCAGTAAGTAGCGGAATTGCCGAAATGGGAAACGCAGCCAGCTATTACTGGGCTGGAAAGGCTCCGGCCTCGCAGTTTTTTGCCTCTGTGCCTTTTGGAATGAATGCTCAGCAATTGGGAGCATGGATCCAAAGCGGCGGCGGACTTGAGCTATGGCGCGAGCTTTATGCTAACTTTAACCTAATCCCCTTTCTCGTGGGTAATACCGGCGTTCAGATGGGAGGGTGGTTCAATAAGGAAATCAACAGCCTGGCTGATGTGCAGGGCCTGAAGATGCGTATTCCCGGCCTGGGCGGAAAGGTTATTACCGCTGCCGGTGGTACAGCGGTGCTCTCTGCCGGTGGTGAGATCTATACCAATCTTGAGCGTGGCGTGATTGACGCCACAGAGTGGATAGGCCCCTACCATGACTACAAAATGGGCTTTCATAAAATTGCGAAATACTATTACTACCCCGGCTGGCATGAGACAGGTACAGCGTTTGAATCGTTCGTAAATAAATCCAAGTGGGAAGAACTCCCTTCCGACCTGCAGGCAATCCTGGAAGTGGCCCTTGCCTGGCAAAATAGCTGGACACTAGCGGAATTTGACGCCCAGAATGCTATATACCTGGATAAACTTGTAAATGAAGAAGGTGTGGATCTCAGGCAGTTCCCGGACGAAGTATTAAATGCCTTCCGTGAGTATACAGGGGATGTATTATCGGACATCACCGCTTCGGATGCAATGAGCCGCAAGGTCTATGAAAGTTACCAGGCTTTTCAGGATAAAGTAGCTGACTGGTCGGGCATCACTGAGCAAATCTATTATAATAAAATCCAGCAGTGA
- a CDS encoding PA2169 family four-helix-bundle protein yields MNNSGIDNNKAVSMLNDLLTRNYDAEKGYQQAADEVDDTRLKTFFHTKAKERYDFGHTIKDEIRNLGGSPDKGTSIKGDMHRAWMDLRESIASHDEKAILEECERGEKAALKDYNDLLNNGVPMTTKSVIERQRDSIQRDLREIQDMEVTYTK; encoded by the coding sequence ATGAATAACTCTGGAATTGATAATAATAAAGCTGTTAGTATGTTGAATGATCTCTTGACCCGCAATTATGATGCGGAGAAAGGATATCAGCAGGCAGCCGATGAAGTAGATGATACGCGTCTGAAAACCTTTTTTCACACTAAAGCAAAAGAGCGGTACGATTTCGGCCATACTATAAAGGACGAAATCCGTAATTTGGGTGGTAGCCCGGACAAGGGTACCAGTATAAAAGGTGACATGCACAGAGCATGGATGGATCTTCGCGAAAGCATTGCTTCGCACGATGAAAAAGCCATTCTCGAAGAGTGCGAAAGAGGCGAGAAGGCAGCGCTCAAAGATTATAATGATTTGTTAAATAATGGTGTACCCATGACTACAAAATCAGTAATTGAAAGACAGCGTGATAGCATCCAGCGTGACCTGAGAGAAATCCAGGATATGGAAGTAACTTACACGAAATAA
- a CDS encoding DUF2911 domain-containing protein: MKRKHFFLIPLSLLISFGIFGFNYAQERPSPTREVSGSIGNTDVKVVYGSPGVKDRTVWGEVVPYNQLWRTGANEATTIEVGSDVMIQGQTLPAGKYSLFTIPKENSDWVVIFNKVEKQWGAFDYDQSEDAMRIMASPAKADFNERLKFEIDEAGDNEGKVKMYWDNLMLPIEIRTR, from the coding sequence ATGAAACGAAAGCATTTTTTTCTTATCCCTCTTTCTTTGCTTATTTCCTTTGGAATTTTTGGATTTAATTACGCCCAGGAAAGGCCCAGCCCTACACGCGAAGTTTCCGGTTCTATAGGAAATACTGATGTAAAAGTCGTCTATGGGTCACCCGGTGTTAAAGACAGAACCGTATGGGGGGAAGTGGTCCCATACAATCAATTATGGCGTACTGGCGCTAATGAGGCTACTACCATAGAAGTTGGTAGCGATGTGATGATACAAGGACAAACCTTGCCTGCCGGAAAATATTCTCTGTTCACTATTCCAAAAGAGAATAGTGACTGGGTCGTCATTTTTAACAAAGTAGAAAAGCAATGGGGAGCATTCGATTATGATCAGAGCGAAGATGCCATGAGAATTATGGCGAGCCCTGCAAAAGCTGATTTTAACGAACGACTGAAGTTTGAGATAGATGAAGCCGGTGATAACGAAGGCAAAGTTAAAATGTACTGGGATAACCTGATGTTGCCTATAGAGATCAGGACCAGGTAG
- a CDS encoding TRAP transporter large permease subunit → MFLELLPIILFASIFAMILWGYPVAFTLGGISVLFGLVHFGPDFFLLLPLRVYGTMTNYVLIAVPLFIFMGIMLEKSGLAESLLETMSMLFGRMRGGLAISVVVVGAMLAASTGIVGATVITMGLISLPVMLKRGYSIPLSTGTIAASGTLGQIIPPSIVLVLLGSVLNVSVGDLFAAALAPGLLLVGCYLAYILVMAAIRPGSLPAMPAEEIREFRSKGMWKRIVKAFLLPFFLIGAVLGSIFAGIASPTEAAALGAFGATVLTLISGRLSLKILKQVTRETTHLTCMVFLILIGATAFTLVFRRMDGDAFLINAIEQSNLSPYTFLFIVMLVVFIAGFFIDFIEIIFIIVPVVAPIFVQLEMDLIWIGVLLALNLQTSFLSPPFGFSLFYLKGVAPPQVKTSHLYKGIIPFVLIQLVFILIVVLFPQVLAIF, encoded by the coding sequence ATGTTTCTCGAGCTCCTCCCTATTATCCTGTTTGCCTCTATTTTTGCCATGATTCTGTGGGGTTACCCGGTGGCATTTACCCTCGGCGGGATCAGTGTGCTGTTTGGCCTTGTCCATTTCGGGCCGGATTTCTTTCTGCTACTTCCGCTACGGGTCTATGGCACCATGACTAATTATGTGCTCATTGCCGTACCGCTATTTATCTTCATGGGGATAATGCTGGAAAAAAGCGGCCTTGCCGAGAGCCTACTGGAAACCATGTCTATGCTATTTGGCCGCATGCGGGGTGGTCTCGCCATATCTGTAGTGGTAGTAGGAGCCATGCTGGCCGCCAGTACCGGTATAGTCGGAGCTACTGTCATAACCATGGGGCTCATCAGCCTTCCTGTAATGCTCAAGCGCGGCTACAGCATACCCCTGTCCACCGGCACCATAGCCGCTTCGGGTACCCTGGGTCAAATTATCCCTCCCAGTATTGTCCTTGTATTGTTAGGAAGTGTGCTCAATGTCTCCGTAGGCGATCTGTTTGCTGCCGCCTTGGCTCCCGGTCTCCTTCTTGTAGGGTGCTACCTGGCTTACATACTGGTTATGGCTGCCATCAGACCGGGCAGTCTTCCGGCCATGCCTGCAGAGGAGATAAGAGAGTTTCGCAGTAAGGGTATGTGGAAAAGAATTGTCAAAGCCTTTTTACTGCCGTTTTTCCTGATAGGTGCTGTACTGGGAAGTATTTTTGCCGGCATCGCCTCGCCTACCGAGGCGGCGGCTCTCGGGGCATTCGGAGCTACCGTACTTACCCTCATTTCAGGAAGGTTATCTTTGAAGATATTAAAACAGGTAACCCGCGAGACCACTCACCTTACCTGTATGGTATTTCTTATTCTGATCGGAGCTACAGCCTTTACGCTCGTATTTCGGAGGATGGACGGCGACGCATTTCTTATTAATGCTATCGAACAGAGTAACCTTAGCCCTTACACCTTCCTTTTCATCGTCATGCTGGTAGTATTTATTGCTGGCTTCTTTATTGACTTTATAGAGATCATCTTTATAATCGTCCCGGTGGTGGCCCCCATATTTGTGCAACTGGAAATGGACCTCATCTGGATAGGAGTACTGTTAGCCCTCAATCTGCAGACCAGTTTTCTTTCACCGCCATTCGGTTTCAGTCTGTTCTACCTTAAAGGGGTGGCACCCCCACAGGTAAAAACCTCGCACCTGTATAAGGGTATCATTCCCTTTGTACTTATCCAATTAGTCTTTATACTCATTGTCGTGCTTTTTCCCCAGGTACTTGCCATATTTTAA
- the pgl gene encoding 6-phosphogluconolactonase encodes MNTHIFSTQNDVAKALAEELANETAKKDKLYVALSGGSTPKVLFRLLSNLYQDRIDWSKIHFFWGDERCVPPDAEDSNFGMTKTLLFDKVEIPEANIHRVKGELSPEEANTDYIREIKEHVPVANGLPCFDLNILGMGEDGHTASIFPDQLTLLDQEGPTAIASHPKTGQKRVTLTGKVINNSRRVIFLVTGAGKAQRIKEISHSTGAGYPASYIKSAGGKAEWYLDEEAASLIK; translated from the coding sequence ATGAACACACATATATTTTCCACTCAAAACGATGTAGCAAAAGCCCTGGCCGAAGAACTGGCAAACGAGACTGCAAAAAAGGATAAACTGTATGTAGCTTTAAGCGGAGGCAGCACGCCCAAGGTTTTGTTTCGACTGCTGTCAAACCTGTATCAGGACAGGATTGACTGGAGTAAAATTCATTTTTTCTGGGGAGATGAACGATGTGTGCCACCGGATGCTGAGGATAGTAACTTTGGCATGACTAAGACACTGCTTTTTGATAAAGTGGAAATTCCTGAAGCAAATATACATCGTGTAAAGGGTGAACTGAGCCCGGAAGAAGCCAATACGGATTATATCCGGGAAATCAAGGAGCATGTTCCGGTAGCGAATGGGCTGCCGTGCTTTGACCTCAATATTCTGGGAATGGGCGAGGACGGCCATACGGCCTCGATATTCCCGGACCAGCTTACCCTTCTGGATCAGGAGGGCCCTACGGCTATCGCTTCACATCCTAAAACAGGTCAAAAGAGAGTTACGCTCACAGGTAAGGTGATCAATAACTCGAGGAGGGTGATATTTTTAGTTACCGGCGCAGGCAAAGCTCAAAGAATCAAAGAAATATCTCACAGTACAGGAGCCGGATATCCGGCATCCTACATAAAGTCTGCCGGAGGGAAGGCTGAGTGGTATTTGGATGAAGAAGCAGCCTCATTAATCAAATAG
- a CDS encoding DUF2911 domain-containing protein encodes MMRNLTLFLATICCALFFAQGSVAQQLDMPAPSPASTIMQKVGLVDAKVVYSRPSMKGRTIFGDLVPYGEVWRTGANASTKVHFSDDVMIDGQKLEGGEYALYTIPGEDEWTVIFSKNTGLWGSGGYEQSDDALRVTVDPMSMDKAVETFTMNFANLTDEGADLMLMWDKTGVAIPITVNTDEQVMAQIDRAMKNPEASLANMYFQSANYYYSHDKDMDKALEWVNKAVDMRQDAFWMMHLKAKIQAEMGKKKEAIATAKKSMEVAKQANNMDYVRLNEKLIESMN; translated from the coding sequence ATGATGCGAAATCTTACTTTATTTTTAGCTACTATCTGTTGTGCACTATTTTTTGCACAAGGCAGTGTGGCTCAGCAACTTGACATGCCTGCACCAAGCCCTGCCTCTACCATTATGCAAAAGGTAGGCCTTGTGGATGCGAAGGTGGTTTACTCACGCCCAAGCATGAAGGGCCGTACAATATTCGGTGATCTTGTACCCTATGGCGAAGTGTGGAGAACGGGAGCTAATGCCTCCACCAAGGTGCACTTTTCTGACGATGTCATGATTGACGGACAAAAGCTTGAAGGGGGTGAATACGCACTTTATACTATCCCCGGTGAAGATGAGTGGACGGTTATCTTTAGTAAAAATACAGGCCTGTGGGGCTCTGGTGGTTATGAGCAGAGCGATGACGCCTTGCGTGTAACTGTAGATCCTATGAGTATGGATAAGGCTGTAGAGACCTTCACCATGAACTTTGCTAACCTGACCGATGAGGGCGCAGACCTTATGCTGATGTGGGACAAAACGGGTGTGGCGATACCTATTACGGTAAATACTGACGAGCAGGTGATGGCTCAGATAGACCGTGCCATGAAAAACCCTGAGGCAAGCCTGGCCAACATGTATTTCCAGTCTGCAAACTACTACTACTCACACGATAAGGACATGGACAAAGCGCTGGAGTGGGTTAATAAAGCGGTGGACATGCGCCAGGATGCCTTCTGGATGATGCACCTTAAAGCCAAAATACAGGCTGAAATGGGCAAGAAAAAGGAGGCAATCGCTACTGCTAAAAAATCCATGGAGGTAGCCAAGCAGGCAAACAACATGGACTACGTCCGCCTTAACGAAAAGCTTATCGAAAGCATGAACTGA
- a CDS encoding GNAT family N-acetyltransferase yields MGVQNPNEYSIRMFRSEDEEGLLRLIRLNTPAYFAPEEAQDYKDYLENEREKYFVAIAEDTVIAGGGINFKNEEKAAWLSWDLVHPYWQGKGVGGAIVQQRIQYIREHNSVQQIVVRTSQFAWKFYEKQGFDLVQKVDDYWAKGYHLYLMKMGVYDQIRN; encoded by the coding sequence ATGGGAGTACAAAATCCAAATGAATACAGTATCAGAATGTTCCGCTCTGAAGATGAGGAAGGGCTTTTGCGTTTGATCAGACTCAATACTCCTGCCTATTTTGCTCCCGAAGAAGCACAAGACTATAAGGACTACCTGGAGAATGAAAGGGAAAAGTATTTTGTAGCCATTGCAGAAGACACCGTTATAGCCGGTGGAGGCATTAACTTTAAAAATGAGGAGAAGGCAGCATGGCTTTCATGGGACCTTGTACACCCCTACTGGCAGGGAAAGGGAGTGGGAGGAGCCATTGTGCAGCAGCGCATTCAATACATACGGGAGCACAATAGCGTACAACAGATTGTCGTTCGTACCTCTCAGTTTGCATGGAAATTTTATGAAAAGCAAGGATTTGATCTGGTGCAAAAGGTGGATGATTACTGGGCAAAGGGTTATCATCTTTATCTGATGAAAATGGGTGTATATGACCAAATACGGAATTGA
- the zwf gene encoding glucose-6-phosphate dehydrogenase codes for MSKSDNLALVIVGASGDLTARKLIPALYNLHIKNLLPSGFIVFGVGRSEYSDDSFRHRVVFENENLKDKEGDVQSFADRIFYESIEDYEKDSFGTVKDKLMSLNEAHELHENFIFYLSTPPSLYMTVPEHLAAHGLNDESNGWKRLVIEKPFGYDLESGRKLNEQLLKNYKEEQLYRIDHYLGKETVQNVLVTRFSNGIFEPIWNRNYINHVEITASESIGVEDRGGYYDNSGALRDMVQNHLLQLVALTAMEPPISADADSIRNEKVKLFKSLRPIKPEQVAEQVIRGQYLEATIKGEKAKSYREEKGVDRESRTETYLALKFFIDNWRWAGVPFYIRTGKRLPTRVTEIVLYFKPTPHHLFSKLNEVSSEANQLVIRIQPNEGILLKFGMKVPGAGFNVKYVNMDFHYADLEGEEVPDAYERLLLDCINGDPTLYSRGDAVNAAWEFVSPILKAWENDKDLPLYGYPSGTWGPEVADDLIEGKDLTWRYPCKNLTNDGGFCEL; via the coding sequence ATGAGCAAATCAGATAATCTGGCCCTGGTCATAGTGGGGGCCTCCGGCGACCTAACCGCCCGTAAGCTTATCCCGGCACTTTATAATCTTCACATCAAAAACCTGCTTCCCTCAGGCTTCATTGTTTTTGGAGTAGGGCGTAGCGAATATTCCGACGATTCTTTCCGCCATAGGGTGGTTTTTGAAAATGAAAACCTTAAGGATAAGGAAGGTGATGTGCAGTCTTTCGCAGACCGTATCTTTTACGAGTCGATAGAAGACTATGAAAAGGACTCCTTTGGTACAGTGAAGGATAAGCTCATGAGCCTGAACGAGGCACATGAGCTGCATGAAAACTTTATCTTTTACCTGAGCACCCCTCCCAGCCTGTACATGACGGTGCCTGAGCACCTGGCTGCCCATGGTCTGAATGATGAAAGTAATGGCTGGAAACGGCTGGTTATAGAAAAGCCATTCGGTTACGACCTGGAAAGCGGCAGGAAACTAAATGAGCAACTTCTGAAAAACTATAAGGAAGAACAGCTTTACCGGATCGATCACTACCTGGGTAAAGAGACGGTACAGAATGTATTGGTGACCCGGTTCAGTAACGGGATATTTGAGCCTATCTGGAACCGCAACTATATCAATCATGTGGAAATCACAGCTTCTGAATCTATAGGAGTGGAAGACCGCGGGGGGTACTATGATAACAGCGGGGCACTGAGAGATATGGTGCAGAACCATTTGCTGCAACTGGTGGCACTGACTGCTATGGAGCCTCCCATATCTGCAGATGCAGACAGCATTCGCAATGAAAAGGTGAAACTATTCAAGAGCCTGCGTCCTATAAAGCCTGAGCAGGTGGCAGAGCAGGTAATACGCGGGCAATACCTGGAAGCAACTATTAAAGGAGAAAAAGCAAAGAGCTACCGTGAGGAAAAGGGGGTGGATAGAGAGAGTCGTACGGAGACGTATTTAGCCCTTAAGTTCTTTATAGATAACTGGCGATGGGCCGGAGTACCGTTTTATATCCGTACGGGCAAACGGCTGCCCACAAGGGTTACGGAGATCGTCCTTTACTTTAAACCTACGCCCCACCACTTGTTCAGTAAATTGAATGAGGTAAGCAGTGAAGCCAACCAATTGGTTATCCGTATTCAGCCAAATGAAGGAATACTGCTGAAGTTTGGCATGAAGGTACCCGGAGCGGGCTTTAATGTAAAATATGTTAACATGGACTTCCACTACGCGGATCTTGAAGGCGAAGAGGTACCCGATGCATATGAAAGACTACTTTTAGATTGTATAAATGGGGACCCTACTTTGTATAGCCGTGGCGATGCGGTGAATGCCGCGTGGGAATTTGTTTCCCCCATTCTCAAAGCATGGGAAAATGACAAAGATTTACCACTTTACGGGTACCCCTCAGGCACATGGGGCCCAGAGGTGGCCGATGACCTGATAGAAGGAAAAGACCTTACCTGGAGATATCCTTGTAAAAATCTGACTAACGACGGAGGCTTCTGCGAACTTTGA
- a CDS encoding TRAP transporter small permease subunit: MISVLQKIVMGIDHFTEFAGKLVSWVTVLLVLVVFYDVVTRYFFNYTTVATIELEWHLFSLIFLLGAGYALKHDRHVRVDVFYTRFSEKKKAMINLTGSLLFLIPFCAIVIYAALPFVQNSYSISETSPDPGGLPGRFVIKGAIVIGFSLLLIQAIGELLRNLLIITRKSSGTIHKPSDR, from the coding sequence ATGATATCTGTTTTGCAAAAAATAGTAATGGGGATAGACCACTTTACCGAGTTTGCCGGTAAGCTTGTAAGCTGGGTTACGGTGCTGCTGGTACTTGTCGTGTTTTATGATGTCGTCACCCGTTACTTCTTTAATTACACCACCGTTGCTACTATCGAACTGGAATGGCACTTGTTCAGCCTTATTTTCCTGCTCGGAGCCGGATACGCGCTAAAACACGACCGGCACGTTCGGGTAGATGTTTTTTACACCCGTTTCAGTGAGAAGAAGAAGGCCATGATAAACCTGACAGGCAGTCTGCTGTTTCTTATACCATTTTGCGCTATTGTAATTTATGCCGCTTTGCCCTTTGTGCAAAACAGCTATTCTATTTCTGAGACATCACCCGATCCGGGCGGATTGCCAGGCCGCTTTGTCATCAAGGGAGCCATCGTTATCGGCTTTAGTCTGCTTTTAATACAGGCCATCGGGGAGCTGCTGCGTAACCTGCTTATTATTACCCGTAAGTCTTCAGGCACCATCCATAAACCTTCCGACCGCTAA
- the gndA gene encoding NADP-dependent phosphogluconate dehydrogenase, which produces MGENTYRFGMVGLGVMGRNFLLNIADNDFSAIGLDNDPEKANALEQEASSGHRIKGVTSSEVFVRLLETPRTIMLLVPAGKIVDDVIEGLIPYLDKGDLIIDGGNSHFSDTERREKSLREKGLHFLGIGVSGGAEGARRGPSIMPGGSRDAYPRVKSILEAVAAKVDGEPCVSYLGPKASGHYVKMVHNGIEYAMMQLISEAYDLLHRGAGLSVDELAAVFKGYNERKLKSFLVEITASIFTKKDDLDEEIYLIDRILDKGKQKGTGKWTSQHALDLGIPIPTIDAAVTMRQLSALREDREMAADLADRPKLEETRADKAIMINAVEDALFFGFIASYSQGMALLQAAGSEMNLGMNLEVVAKIWRGGCIIRAAMLEDIMKAYRKDPGLSNLMMDPHLSNEMERCASAAREMIMFGTRRGIPLAGLTSAMWYFDAFHTSRLPMSLVQAQRDYFGAHTFERTDRSGTFHAEWY; this is translated from the coding sequence ATGGGAGAAAACACTTACCGGTTTGGTATGGTAGGCCTGGGGGTCATGGGCCGTAATTTTTTGCTAAATATAGCCGACAATGATTTTTCGGCTATCGGGCTGGATAATGACCCGGAGAAAGCAAATGCACTGGAACAGGAGGCCTCTTCAGGCCACCGGATCAAAGGCGTTACCTCTTCTGAAGTGTTTGTCCGCCTGCTGGAAACACCCCGTACAATAATGCTGCTTGTACCCGCCGGTAAGATTGTAGACGACGTAATAGAGGGTCTCATTCCCTACCTGGATAAAGGCGACCTTATTATAGATGGAGGAAACAGTCATTTTTCTGATACGGAACGGCGCGAAAAGAGCCTGCGCGAGAAAGGCCTCCATTTTCTTGGCATAGGCGTCAGCGGCGGTGCCGAGGGCGCCAGGAGAGGCCCAAGTATCATGCCTGGTGGTTCCCGGGATGCCTACCCGCGTGTTAAATCCATCCTGGAAGCAGTGGCTGCAAAGGTAGACGGAGAGCCCTGCGTAAGCTACCTCGGCCCTAAGGCCTCCGGACATTACGTGAAGATGGTACATAATGGCATCGAGTACGCCATGATGCAGCTTATTTCCGAAGCCTATGATCTGCTGCACCGTGGTGCCGGCCTTAGTGTAGACGAGCTTGCCGCTGTATTTAAAGGATATAATGAAAGAAAGCTTAAGAGCTTCCTGGTAGAGATAACGGCCAGCATCTTCACTAAAAAAGATGACCTGGACGAGGAGATTTATCTTATAGACAGAATACTGGATAAGGGAAAACAAAAGGGCACAGGAAAGTGGACCAGCCAGCACGCCCTGGATCTGGGTATCCCTATCCCTACCATAGATGCAGCCGTAACCATGCGCCAGCTTTCAGCTTTGAGAGAAGACAGGGAGATGGCAGCAGATCTTGCCGACCGACCTAAACTGGAAGAGACCAGAGCCGACAAGGCCATCATGATCAATGCAGTGGAAGATGCATTGTTTTTCGGTTTCATTGCCAGCTATAGCCAGGGCATGGCCTTACTTCAGGCAGCAGGATCAGAAATGAACCTGGGCATGAACCTGGAAGTAGTAGCCAAAATATGGCGCGGCGGCTGTATCATTCGTGCAGCCATGCTGGAAGATATCATGAAGGCCTACCGCAAAGACCCGGGGCTTTCTAACCTTATGATGGACCCGCACCTGAGTAATGAGATGGAACGCTGCGCCTCCGCTGCCCGTGAAATGATCATGTTTGGTACACGCCGCGGCATACCCCTGGCCGGGCTCACCTCTGCTATGTGGTATTTTGATGCATTTCATACCAGCAGACTCCCCATGAGTCTGGTCCAGGCACAGCGTGACTATTTCGGAGCCCACACCTTCGAGCGTACCGACCGCAGCGGTACCTTTCATGCCGAGTGGTATTGA
- a CDS encoding GTP cyclohydrolase — translation MIVKLGEGVLNTPYGRYREVLFYDGQKETIVMILGDVAGHKDVLCRVHSACIYGHYFSSSECDCREQMKAAQKLIQTAGKGVIILLDQEGKGNGHFALMKSTLYKNEGSKQAGAYEKAGFSRDNRDFRCAAKVLKALHVLSVKLITDNPAKTNTLEDHGVSVNGIISTGK, via the coding sequence ATGATTGTAAAACTTGGCGAAGGGGTCTTAAATACCCCATACGGCCGCTATAGAGAAGTATTATTCTATGATGGCCAAAAAGAAACCATCGTGATGATACTGGGTGATGTGGCTGGTCATAAAGATGTATTATGTCGTGTACACTCCGCCTGTATCTATGGCCATTACTTTAGCAGTTCTGAATGTGACTGCCGGGAGCAGATGAAAGCTGCACAGAAACTCATTCAGACAGCAGGTAAGGGCGTTATTATTCTGCTGGATCAGGAGGGAAAGGGTAACGGGCACTTCGCTCTTATGAAAAGTACTCTCTATAAAAACGAGGGCTCGAAGCAGGCCGGTGCCTACGAAAAGGCCGGGTTTAGCCGGGACAATAGAGACTTCCGCTGTGCCGCCAAGGTGCTAAAAGCTCTCCACGTGCTATCTGTGAAGTTGATTACTGATAATCCGGCTAAAACCAATACCCTTGAAGATCATGGTGTGTCTGTAAACGGAATAATATCGACCGGTAAATAG
- a CDS encoding MBL fold metallo-hydrolase produces the protein MNPTITLRFLGCGDAFGSGGRAQSSFFLHTSSLGFMVDCGATTLVQLKAAGLTTNELDIIALTHFHGDHYGGVPYILLDAALYQNRQKPLTIISPPGGQARITALLESLYPGTHEKIFGKLDLNFLEYNGEDRLEPEANVQLHTFPVIHSPESLPHGFRLQIGENILGFSGDTTWTDTLPEIAEGSDLFVCECNNFNTVTPQHIDYHTLQENLGQLRCKRIILNHLGEEMLSNLDKVEIPVAEDDEEIVF, from the coding sequence ATGAACCCAACTATTACCCTGCGCTTTTTAGGATGTGGAGACGCATTCGGGAGTGGTGGCAGAGCCCAATCCAGCTTTTTTCTACATACCTCTTCTTTAGGCTTTATGGTGGACTGTGGTGCCACCACGCTGGTACAACTAAAAGCTGCCGGCCTAACGACTAATGAGCTTGATATTATTGCCCTTACCCATTTTCACGGTGATCATTATGGAGGTGTGCCTTATATCCTGCTGGATGCGGCATTATACCAAAACAGACAAAAACCCCTTACCATTATCTCGCCACCAGGAGGGCAAGCGAGAATCACTGCCCTTCTCGAAAGCCTTTATCCCGGTACACATGAAAAGATTTTTGGTAAGCTCGACCTGAATTTTCTGGAATATAATGGAGAAGACAGGTTGGAACCTGAGGCTAACGTGCAGCTACATACCTTTCCTGTAATTCATTCTCCTGAGAGCTTACCTCACGGATTCAGGCTGCAGATAGGTGAAAATATACTGGGCTTTTCCGGAGATACAACGTGGACAGATACTTTACCCGAAATAGCTGAGGGAAGTGACTTGTTTGTGTGTGAGTGTAATAACTTCAACACCGTTACACCCCAGCATATTGATTATCATACCCTTCAGGAAAACCTTGGTCAACTTCGATGCAAACGGATTATTCTCAATCATTTGGGAGAAGAAATGCTGTCAAACCTGGATAAGGTGGAAATACCTGTGGCAGAAGATGACGAGGAAATAGTCTTTTAA